The genomic DNA CCCAGGGAGAGGATATGGTCTCAAGGATCGGCTACGCCGTAAGTACCGACGGAATCCACTTCAACAAGTTCGAAAAACCTGTCTTCTTACCGAAGAGTGACGATGAGCTCTACGGAGTAGAAGATCCCAGGATCACGAAAATCGGTGATGAATACTACATGGTCTACACTGCTTATTCACCTCGCGGTGTGAGGATCGCCATGGCGTCGACGAAAAACTTCATCACTTGGAAAAGATACGGAGTTGTGATACCAGATGTAGACAACAAAGATGCCGCCCTGTTCCCAGAGAAGATTAACGGGAAATATGTCATGTTTCACAGAATACCGCCGGACATCTGGCTTGCCTTCTCGGACGATCTCGTACACTGGGACAACTTCGTGAAGATCGCTTCTCCTCGCCAGGGAATGTGGGATGACCTGAAGATAGGAGTGGGTGCTCCTCCGATAAAGACCGAGTACGGCTGGCTGGTGCTATATCATGGTGTTCAAAACACAGGAACTTCCCGTCCTATCTATCGACTCGGTTTCATATTGCTCGATCTGGAGGATCCCACAAAGGTTATAAAGAGATCAGAAAAGCCCATCCTCGAGCCAGAAGAGGATTGGGAAAAATTCGGCGGGGTTCCGAACGTAGTCTTCAGCGACGCGATGATAGAATACAACGGCTACTACTACGTTTACTATGGTGCGGCGGACAACTGCATTGCTCTTGCCACGATTCCTGTGGAGAAAGTGATGAAGTGGTGTAGAGAATAAAGGCATGGCAGCGTAAGCTGCCATGCTTTTATGTAATACGGTTCTCCAGTGACATACTATTCTGAAAACTCAACCATCAATGTTTTCAATTCGTAAGGATTCATCCTGAATTTAATTTGATTACCTTTTATTTCTATTGTATCTTCTGTAGAAATGCTGTTCTCATTCAAATCAACGAACCAGGCGTTTAAGGGCTTTAAAGCTTTAAACACAATGACTACTTCGTCTGTTTTTCCTTCGATTTCATACAGTCTGATTACCAGCTGATTTTTTCTATTTTCAGCGAATTTGATACATGATATCACTGAAGAACTTGAATTTACATCTGCAAAACCCAAAACAGGTGGTAATTTCCCGGGGTGAACACTATTTGATAACACCGTAAGTTCATGGTTGTAATTGTACGACAACCCCACAAGCGAGAAGTTATTCAAGAATTTACTATCGGCCAGAATTGCGAATTCTATCTTGTGCTCTCCGATTTCAGAATACATATCTGGTGAGTGAGGAGCTCTTATCAACGTTAAAGAAATTGAGTTATCCTTCACTCTGTAGCCATATTTTGTTTTACTAAAGATTCCTAAGGTTCTCTCTGAACTTCTTGCACAACAGAAT from Thermotoga sp. includes the following:
- a CDS encoding glycosidase — protein: MELKLERHPANPILEPSPYFLWESKFVFNPAVVYDGELFHMLYRAQGEDMVSRIGYAVSTDGIHFNKFEKPVFLPKSDDELYGVEDPRITKIGDEYYMVYTAYSPRGVRIAMASTKNFITWKRYGVVIPDVDNKDAALFPEKINGKYVMFHRIPPDIWLAFSDDLVHWDNFVKIASPRQGMWDDLKIGVGAPPIKTEYGWLVLYHGVQNTGTSRPIYRLGFILLDLEDPTKVIKRSEKPILEPEEDWEKFGGVPNVVFSDAMIEYNGYYYVYYGAADNCIALATIPVEKVMKWCRE